CCAGTGCGAGGCCATCGGCCGGCTGGTTTCCCTGGCCTGGCGCAGCGGCGTGCAGGCCCGCCAGGTGATCAAACAGCTGATCGGCATCACCTGTCACAAGCCGGCCGGCTTCGGAGAAAACCGCGTCACCAGCTGTGCCGACGCCGTCGCCCGGGCGATTATAATGCACATGCAAACGGAAACCGAGGAGGGGGCCGCCGTCGCCAATCCCGTCAACCATGGTGGCGCCTGCCCGGAATGTGGCGGACCGGTGGAGCATGAAGGGGGCTGCTGCGTGTGTCACGCCTGCGGCTACTCGGAATGCGCCTGACGAAATGGGAAGCTATCTGCCGGCAATGCGGTGCCTGCTGTTTTGAGAAGGTGGTTGACAGACATGGGCGCTGGCACACCTCCGACATCGCCTGCCGTTTCCTCGATGTGGTGAGCCGGCGTTGCAAGGTCTACCATAAAAGGTTCGAGGTTGGCGAAGGGTGCATCAAACTGACCCCGGAAATCGTCAGGGACGCGGACTGGCTGCCGGAAGATTGCGCCTACGTGCAGTACATGCGCGGCAACAGCATGTGCCAGGACGAGCCTGCGGAACCTGAAAATCCCGCAGGCCCCTGAAACGACCTTTTGTGACAAAGATCCACACCCAATCAGGACAACGCTGACATGCACGATTCCGTGGAAAAAAGATCCCCCTCATCGCTGCGCCGGGCGCGGTTTGGCTGGTGCATGTACGATTGGGCCAACTCGGCTTTTGCAACCGTTATTTTAGCGGCGGTACTGCCGGTCTATTTCGTATCGCTGGTGCCGCCGCAGGGGGTTGTGCTACCGATTATCGGCGGACCTCTGACCCCCACCGCGCTGTGGAGTTACGCCGTAGCCGGGTCCATGATACTGGTGGCCCTCGCCGCCCCCGGCCTCGGCGCCCTGGCGGACCGCACCGGACGGCGCAAACTGTGGCTGGCCCTTCTCAGCGTCGCGGGAAGCTTCGCCACCTGCCTGCTGGCTTTGGCCGGGCCTGAACGCTACCTGCTGGCGGCTGGTCTGTTCATGCTCGCCAATGCCTGTTTTGCCGCCGCCAACGTTTTCTATAACGCTTTCCTTCCGGCGCTGGCGCAGGGACGGGAGATGGACCGCCTGTCCGCGCAGGGCTTCGCCCTGGGCTATATCGGCGGCGGACTGATGCTGCTTCTGACCTTTGTTCTGATCCGTTCTCCCGGCCTGGTCGGACTGACATCCCCGGCCCAGGCCACACGGCTGGGGTTCTTCCTGACAGGTTTGTGGTGGCTGCTTTTTTCCCTGCCGACTTTTCTGTTCCTGCGGGAAGATATGGTCCCCCCGACCAGAAGCAATGCAGGTTTTCAGCTGGGTTTGCGCAGTTGGTGGAACGTCTGGAAAGAACTGCTGAACTATCCGGACCTGCTGCGCTTTCTGTTGGCTTATCTGTTTTTTAACGACGGCATTCAGACCATTATCGCGGTGGCCGCGATCTTCGGCAAGGACGAGTTGGGTCTGGGAACCACCACCATCCTCGCCTGTTTTCTCATGATTCAGTTTATCGCCATGCCCGGATCCCTGCTGTTCAGCCGGATAGCGAACCGCCACGGCGCCAAAAATGCCGTGCTGCTGTCGCTGCTCTGCTTTCTGGGGATAACACTTTATGCGTTTCGCATGCAGCAAGCCTGGCAATTCTGGGTGATGGGAGTGGCGGTTGCTCTGATACTCGGCGGTAGCCAGGCCATCAGCCGCTCTCTGTACGGCAGCCTGCTTCCTGCAGGCAAATACGCGGAATTTTACAGTTTTTATGCCGTAAGCGGTAAATTTGCCTCGATCCTCGGACCTTTTTCCTTCGGACTGCTGGCGCAGTTGACCGGATCAAACCGCCTGGCGATTCTCGGTCTGGGACTTTTCTTCCTGGCGGGCATCGTCCTGTTGCTTACCGTCAACGTCTCTCGCGGACGTCAGGCCGCTTTGGAGGCAAGAATATGAATACCCGCTATTTCGATGCCCCTCTGCCCCGCCTCTTCGGCCACCGGGGCAGCTGTGCCGAATTCCCCGAGAACACCCTGCCCGCTTTCGCCGATGCCGTCGCCGCAGGCATGCCCTACCTGGAACTCGATATTCACGCCACGGCCGACGCACAGGCTGTGGTTCTGCACGATGCCTCGCTGCTGCGCACCTGCGGCGTGGATCGCAACGTCGCCGAGCTGACGCTGGCCGAGGTGCAAAGCTGCGATGCCGGCGCCACTTTCAGCCCGGACGGTGGCCGCAGTTTTCCACATCGCGACCGGGGAATCCGTATTTCCACCCTGGAAGAAATCCTGCGCACTTTTCCCGATGCTCTGTTCAACATCGAACTGAAGCAGGATTCCGACACCCTGGTGAAGGCAGCTCTGGAGATTATCCGCCGCACGGGGATGGAAGACCGGGTTTTACTGGCGGCGGAAAAGGATGCGGTCATGTGCCGCCTGCGACCTTCATGCACTGCTCGGGGCATTCCCACCAGTTTCTGTTACGGGGAACTGGTCGCCTTTTTCGACTGGCTGCAGGGCGGCTGCAAAACGGATTATGCTCCCCCGGCCGAGGCGCTGCAGATCCCCGAAACCTACCAGGGCCTGCGGCTGGTCACGCCACAGACCGTTGCGGCCGCCCATGCTCTCGGCATCGAGGTCCACGTATGGACCGTCAACGAGGCCGCCGATATGCTGCGCCTGCTCGGGCTGGGCGTGGATGGATTGATGAGCGACCGTCCCTGGTTGTTGCGAAAGACCTGCATGAACAACCTCACAGGTGGCGATTAAATTCGGCAGGGTTACAGGATTTGCCTTGACAATTATAACTTTTTTGGTTACATATGGGGAAATTTCGGAGTTATATCTCAACCCTGTTCAATTTCAGCCAAAGGAGTGAATCATGCCTGCAAAAACCTGGCAATGCACCGTCTGTGGCCTCAAGCACGAGGGTGAAGCGGCCCCCAAATACTGTCCCAAATGCGGCGTTGACAGCAGCAAATTCATTCGTTCCAAATAGCCAACCACGATTTGCAAAACAGCACAAGAAAAGCCCCGTGATACGGGGCTTTTCTTGTGCTGCAACCAGGTCAATCCGGCAGGGCGGCCAGCAGCACCCCGCCGCGGCTTGCGTCAATACGCAGGGTCAGGCACCTTTCTCCGCCGCTGCCGCCGGTGAACGAAACCGGCAGATAGTGCGGGCTCAGTCCGTTGCGCACCCCGTCATTGCACCCTTCCAGAACCACCTCCAGATGTCGGCCAACAAAGCCTTGAGCGAACCGGCTCTGTTTTTCCTCGCCAAGCTCACGCAACAGCGCGGCACGCTGCCGGGCCACGGCACCGGATACCTGAGCTTTCATGCTGGCGGCCGGCGTGCCGGGACGGCGGCTGAAGGGGAACACATGCAGATGGGTTACCGGCAGTTCCTCTACCAGTGCCAGTGTACGGCCGAAGGCGCCTGCGCTCTCGCCGGGAAAGCCGGTAATCACATCCAGACCGACAGCCGCGTCGGGAATCCGCGTTTTAAGCCGCCGGATCAATTCACGGAAAAATGCCACGGAGTAATGACGGTTCATGGCCTTCAGGACACCGTCATCACCGGCCTGCAAGGGAATATGAAAATGCGGGCACAGCCTGTCGCAGTCCGCGACCAGGCCGATCAGATTATCCGAAACCTCCTGAGGTTCGATGGATCCAAGGCGCAAACGCCGCACCGGCGTCTCGTCGAGCAAGCGCCGGACCAGGTCGGCAAGAGTCATGGGTCGGCGCAGATCCCGTCCGTATCCACCTATGTGAATGCCGGTCAGCACAACCTCCGGGAAACCGGCGGCACAGAATCTGGAGACCTGCCCAACCACCTGTTCGGGGCTGGCGGAGCGGCTGGAGCCGCGGGCATGCGGAATGATGCAATAGGAACAGAAGGCGTCACAACCGTTCTGAATCTGCACAAAGGCGCGGCTGCGGCTACCGAAGGAGTCCAGATCAAGGGGTACGCCTCGCGCCTGGCGGATATCCCCAACCTGCACCCTTGGTCCCGGAACGTCGATCCTGCGGACCAGATCGACCTTCTCCTCGTTGCCCAGCACCAGATCGACACCTGGCAGATTTTCCAGGTCACCGGGAGCGACCTGGGCATAACAGCCGGTGACCACGACCCGGCATGCCGGATTGAGGCGCCGCGCCCGCCGGATCAGATTACGCGACTGGCTGTCGGTAGCCGCGGTTACAGTACAGGTGTTGACGATCACCAGCTGCGCGCCGGCAGCAAAATCGATCCTCCGGTAGCCTGCCCGCTCCAACTGCTCGGCCATGGCCGCGGATTCGAACTGGTTGGTCTTGCACCCCAGGGTGACAATGGCGAAACTGTCGTTCATACAATCCAGCCCCCGCCTAACACCCTGTCGCTATCGTAAAACACGGCGGCCTGTCCGGGCGCAACGCCGGTCTGAGGCGCATCGAACCGCACTTCCACCTGTCCGCCGCCCAGCACAACCAGGGTGCAGGGCGCCTCCTGATGCCGATAACGGATGCGGCAGCGGGCCCGCAGCGGCCGTGGTGGCTCGGCAACGATCCAGTTGGTTCCCTCGGTTATGAGCCGGTCGACCTCGAGACATTCCCTTTCGCCAACGAAAACCCGGTGCTGCGCGGCGTCGATGGCGATTACGTAGAGAGGCTGCGGCCAGGCGACACCGAGTCCACGGCGCTGTCCGACGGTAAAGCGGCAGGTTCCGCCATGCCTGCCAAGCACCTTGCCGGAGACATGCACAATGTCCCCGCCGACGAAGGGCATTCCGGCCTCGCGTTCCAGAAAGGCGGCGTAATCCCCGTCCGGGATGAAGCAGATGTCCTGGCTGTCACCTTTTTGCGCCACATGCAGACCAAGCCGGTCGGCATGGGCCCGCACTTCGTTCTTGTCCATCCCTCCGAGCGGAAAAACAACCTTTTCCAGCTGCGATTGGGTCAAGGTAAAAAGAAAGTAGCTCTGGTCCTTTGGCAGGCTGGTACCCTTGGCCAGAAGGCGGGCTCCGCCATCATCAAGGATGCGGGCGTAATGCCCGGTCGCCAGCGCGTCGGCACCGATACGGTCCGCTTCGTCGATCAGGCGGCGGAACTTGAAAACCCGATTGCAAAGCACGCAGGGATTGGGGGTGCGTCCGGCATGGTAAGCATCGCAGAAAGGTCCGACCACCTGCTGGCGGAAGGCATCCCGCAGATCGATGACATGCAGCGGGATATCGAGATGGGCCGCGGCCCTGCGTGCATCCGTGACATGAGGCGGGTCTTGACCATCGGCCAGCGGGCTGACGTCCCAAACCCGCATTGTCAGGCCGGAAACCTGGTAACCCTGCTCCTGCAGCAGGGCAGCGACAACGGTCGAGTCGACGCCACCACTCATCGCCACCGCGATATGTTTTGCTTGCTTCGGCATATCCGGCCTTATGGGATACCCAAGGGGCCATTCACATGTGCGAATGGCCCCCGGATTCATTCAACATAAAACGAAAATATCAGACCTTGGCGGCACGATAGTTCTTGATGGCCTCATGCAGGGCGTCAGCCGCCAGGTTCGAACAGTGCAGTTTGGGCGCTGGCAGCCCTCCAAGAGCGTCGGCAACCTGATCGTTGGTCAGATCAAGCGCCTCCTGCAGGGTTTTTCCCAGCACCAGTTCCGACATCATGGAAGAGGAAGCGATGGCCGCGCCACAACCATAAGTCTGGAACTTGATGTCCTTGATGATATCATCCTCGACCTTGAGAAACACTTTCATGCGGTCACCGCAGGAAGAACTTACTTTTTCGCCGATGCCGTCGGCATTTTCGATTTCACCGACATTCCGGGGATTGGTAAAATGGTCGATGACCTTCTCCGAATACATAGGGTCTCCTTTTCATGAAATCCGGTCCTGCCCGCCCCGGGACAGAGACAAACTGGGCTATCAGTTTCAGGCTGTAACGCTGGCGGCATCCCGCTCATGGTAAAATGGGCTCATGTCGCGAAGTTTTTTGACGATTGCCGGCAGGATCTCCAGCACCCGGTCGACATCCTCGCAGGTATTGTCATAACCGAGGCCAAACCGGATCGCCGAATTAGCCATCATCGGATCGACGCCCATGGCGTCGATGACGTGGGACTGCCCGAAAGCATCGGACATGCAGGCGGATCCGGAAGATGCTGCGATTCCCTGCATATCGAGAAACAGCAGCACCGCTTCGCCTTCGATATAATTAAAGCTTACATTCAAGGTATTGGGCAACCGTTCGCTAGGATGACCGTTGACCTGGCTTTCCGGGATCGCGGCAAGCAGTCCCTGTTCCAGACGATCACGCAGGCGGCGCAACCTCTGCGACACTTCCGGCAGATCGCGACCGGCCAGGTCGCAGGCGACGCCAAGCCCGACAATGCCGGGCAGGTTATGGGTGCCGCCGCGACGGTTGCGTTCCTGATGTCCCCCGTGAATCAGCGGAACAAGGCGGATGCCCTTGCGCACATACAGGGCCCCCACCCCTTTGGGAGCGCCGATCTTGTGACCGGAAATGCTCAGCAGATCGACCTTGGCCGCCTCCACGTCGACCGGTACCCGACCGACAGCCTGCACGGCGTCGGTGTGAAAACAGATACCGTGGTTGCGGGCCACGGCGCCGATTTTATCGACGGGGAACAGTGTGCCGGTTTCGTTGTTGGCCCACATGGCGGAAACCAGAATGGTTTTTTCAGTGATAGCAGCCTCGAGAGCGACGATATCCAGCATGCCATCGCCGTCCACGGGCAGATAAGTCACCTCATAGCCATGCTTTTCCAGGTATTTGCAGGTGCTCAATACGGCAGGATGCTCCACAGCGGTAGTGATGATGTGGTTGCCGCGTTCCCGCAGGGCTTCTGCCGCACCTTTGATGGCAAGATTGTTGCCCTCGCTGCCACAGGAGGTAAAAACAATCTCCGCCGGGCTGCAATTGATAAGCTTTGCCACCTTTTCGCGGGCCGCTTCGAGCGCAGCGCCGGTTTCCCGCCCCGCCCAGTGGATGCTCGAAGGATTGCCGAAATGCTCCCGGTAAAAAGGCAGCATGGCGTCCAGAACTTCCGGCCTCACGGCGGTGGTGGCATTGTTGTCCATGTAGATCCGTTTCACTGCTGATCCTCCCAGTCCAATCTCATATATCCCGCTGCTCGCGGGTTTCTCCCTGGAGCAGCGATGCCTCGCGAGTCAGTTCCGCAAGGGTGATCGATGCCAGAAAATTCTTGATGCGCCGCCCCAGACCGGCCCAGACCTTATGGGTAAAACACAGCTCCTCGCAAAGGCATGCCCCTTCCTCGTCCATGCAGGCAACCGGCATCAGGGGCTCTTCGACGCACTCGATGATTTCATCCACGCGAATTTTTTCAGCGGGACGCGCAAGCACAAAGCCCCCGCCGGGGCCGCGCACGCTTCTGACAATCCGGCCGCGTCGCAATTTGGAAAAAATCTGTTCCAGAAAGGTCAGGGATATACCTTCGAGGTCTGCTATGGTCTTGCTGGACACCGGAACATCCGTGCCTTCGAGGCTGAGGCGCACCATGGCTCGCACGGCATACTGGGCTTTGCTGGACAAACGCATGGATTCAGATAACCTTCTGCTCCCGGGGGTCCGACTTGTCCACCCCGGCACCCTCAAGCTCGCGCACCCGCCGTTCCAGAGCCCGCAGCTGGTCAAACATGCAAGAAAGTGCTTTACCTTCCGGGTCGGGTAACTGACCATGTTCAAGATCGATCTGTGCTCCGATTTTTTCCCCGTTGGCATAAACAATGCGGCCGGGAACGCCAACGACGGTGGAATTGTCCGGCACCTCCCGCACCACGACGGAATTGGCTCCGATCTTGCTGTTGTCGCCGACCCGGAAAGGACCCAGCACCTTTGCTCCGGCACCCACGACGATATTGTTGCCAAGAGTCGGATGCCGCTTCTCTTTCGCCCAGGAGGTCCCGCCGAGCGTCACCCCGTGGTAAAGGGTACAGTCATCACCGATTTCAGCCGTTTCGCCGATAACCACGCCCATGCCGTGATCAATGAAAAACCGGCGTCCGATGCGGGCCCCGGGATGGATTTCTATGCCGGTAAACATGCGCCCAAGATGGGACACAAAGCGCGCCAGAAAACGCACCTTGCGCACCCACAGGGCGTGCGCGAGACGATAAAAAAACAGCGCGTGAAACCCCGGATAACAAAACAGGATTTCCGGCACGCTGCGTACCGCCGGATCACGATCGAAAACAGTCCGGATATCTTCCTTGAGCGTTTTAATCACCAAAGCCCCCCGCAGCGGTTCAAACAGGATCAATTCTGGCCTAGGGATAACATGCCTGATCAATTTTGTCAACTATTAAGGGGTCGCCGCCGCCAGTGCCTTCCCGACCGGAATTCTTTAAAATTCGCGAAGCGCCCGTCACGAGCGCAATAGCCTGGTATCCCTACGGAAACTCCGAATGAAAACGGCTCTATTTTCCCGTGTCATTATCCGTTGGAGCGCCCATCAGCGGTTCAAACGACAGCACGGCGTCACGAAAACCGGACGGCAGGCGACAGGGGCGGCGCTTGCCATAATCAAACGCGACCAGGGCCGTGTTCCCCTCCGCGGTCAGAACTCCGTCCCTTTCGATGCGATAATCCATGATAAAGGATGAATTTTTCAGTTCCTTGACCCGAACTCCGATAGTCAGTTGATCCTGGAGAAACATTTCGGCGCGATACAGAACATGGGCTTCGGGCAGAATGAGGCCGCACCCTCCGATATCCATTTCGCTGAAAGCGCCGAGCGTGCCGAGATAACCGATGCGCGCGTCCTGAAAAAAACTCAGAACGGCGGCGTTGGACACATGACCGCCGTAATTGATATCGGCAATGCGCACCCTGTAAGGCATGGTAAAGCGGAAATCCTTCAAACTCACCTCCTGTGGCCCGGGAACACGACAATCTTGCCATGCGATTGCCGAAAGAATCAGCGCTGACAATGAGGGCAGAAATAACTGCTGCGCTGGCCGATGACTTCACAACGTATGACGGCGCCGCATTGCACGCACGCCTGTCCTTTTTTACCGTAAACCAGCAGTTGCTGGCTGAAATACCCCGGTCGGCCGTGCTCGTTGGTAAAATCGCGCAAGCTGGTGCCTCCAGCCTCGATGGCGGCGGACAGCACTTCCCGCACCGCCACGGCCAGCGCGTCATAGCGAGCACGGGAGATCCGGCCGGCCGGCCGGGCGGGATGGATGCCTGCACGAAACAGCGCTTCGCTGGCGTAGATATTGCCGACGCCAACCACGATGCGCTGGTCCATAATGAAATTCTTGACGGCCAGCGCGCGACCCCGCGAGCGGGCATACAGCAGCGCTCCGTCAAAAGCCTCCGAAAAAGGTTCGGGTCCGAGATGAGCCAGCAGCGGGTGCTCTTCGGGGCTGCCATCGACCCACAATACCGCACCGAAACGCCGGGGATCATTTAACCGCAGGCAGCGCCGGTTATCCAGCAGCAGATCGACATGATCGTGAAGCGTCACGCCCGCCGTCGACTCCAGGATACGCAATGTACCGCTCATGCCCAGGTGAATCAACAGCCAGCCTGCGGCATTTTTCAACAGCAGATACTTGGCCCGGCGCATAACGGCGGTAAAAGGCCGGCCGATCAGGCAGCTTTCCAGGTCGGGGGGTACCGGCCAGCGCAGCCGGTCCTGACGCACAATGACCTGGGTTACCGTCCGGTTCAGCAGCCAGGGACTGATCCCCCGCCGTATGGTTTCGACTTCAGGCAACTCAGGCATGTTCAGCCCAGCCATCCGGCTTCATTGAAAAGTATGATCAAAACCGCAGCGGGGGCGAAATAGCGCAGCACAAATCGCCAGGCTGCAAACAGCCGGCCTTCCGGATGCAGATTAACGAAGGCCGAGCACTGCCTGTCACGGGTCCACCGCCATCCGACATAAACGGCCACCATCAGCCCCCAAGGGGCAGCATGTAGGAGGACACGAGCAGATCGAGAGATTCGAACACCGTGTGCCCTGGCAACAAGGCGAATCCTTTGAGAACGTTGAATGACAATCCGCAGGGGATACCGAGGAAAAACGCCGCCAGACCAACGACGCCGGTAGCGCGTCCTCTGGGCCAGCACCATTCATCGACCGCATAGGCGACAACTACTTCCAGCATGGAAATGGCCGAAGTCAGAGCGGCAAAAGCCAGCAGCAGAAAAAACAGCAGTGCAAGCAGTTTGCCGAAAGGAAGCTGCAGAAAAAGAATGGGCAGGGTCTTGAACACCAGTCCCGGTCCCCCGTCAATGGGCATCCCGGCGGAAAACACGACGGAAAAAATGGTCAGCGAGGCCAGCAGGGCCACCAGCGTGTCGAGCGCGGCAATACGAAAGGAAAGACCGAACAGGTCGGCTTCGGCATCGAGATAGGAACCGTAGGTGATCATCACCCCCGCCCCGAGCGACAGGGTGAAAAAAGCGTGACCCAAAGCACCGAGCAGGGCTCGGGGAGTGAGCAAGGAAAAATCCGGCGTAAACAGAAACCGCAGCGCCAACATCCCGCCCGGCGAAAACATACTATGCAGAAACAACAGAATCAGCAACCCGAACAGGGCGGGCATGAGAATCTTGCTCCAGCGCTCGATGCCGCCCCGTATGCCGCCGATCACAATGCCGGCGGTCGCTGCAAGAAACAGCGCCTGCCAGAACAGCCCCCGAAAAGCGGAGGCGGTGAGCTTCAGGAACAGGCCGCCGATCTGTTCCGTTCCCCCTTTTGAAAACTCGCCGCTGGCGGCCTTGAAGACATAATCAAAACTCCATCCCGCCACCACGGAATAGAACGCCAGCAGCAAAAACGCAGCCACCACACTGACAGCGCCAACCCATTTCCAGCGACTGTCCGGTCCCTCGAGAACCAGAAAAGAACCGATGGCGTCACGTTGACCGCAGCGACCAATGATCAACTCGGCAACCATGATCGGCAATCCCAGCAACAGGATACACCCAAGGTAAACCAGGACAAATGCGCCGCCGCCATAAGTACCTGTTATGTAAGGGAACTTCCATATATTTCCAAGACCGACCGCGCTGCCGGCCGCGGCCAGAACGAAACCCGCCCGACTGGCCCACCCTTTACGAGTCGAGGAACGAGCGTCCATAGAGTTTTCCTTCACCTAGCGAATGGGTGTGACAGCCCCTGATTTTCAGAAAAAAAGCAGCGAATCGGAATCCAGGAAATCCTCGAATGTAATGTTCTCGACCCGACCGGAGAATTCCGACAGATTGCGCTTGGCCCCCGAATGATAATGCAACTTTTCTCCTACGCGCCTGATGCAGGCCAGTTCCACGGTGCTCTGCACCACGCCGCTGCAGGCAACCTCCAGACAGAACAGCACCTGGGCTTCATCGCCAGCAACACTCCGCATTCCTATCACCCGGCAGGAAAGGATCCGGAAAGCCCCCTGCAAATGCTGCCTTGCATATTGGAGATATTCCTCACAAGTGGCGAAGGCCTGCAAAAAAGGGGCGTCTTTGTGATAAGTTGAAAAAATAAACCTGAAGTCATTTCTACGAAATGCCTCGCATCGGTTCAGTACCAGTTGCGCGGCTTCCTGAAGCATGTGAGCATTTTTTCCGCTGTTGTCCGCCATACCTGCCCTATCGATCATTGCTTGAGGCGCGGGTCGAGAGCATCACGTATGCCCTCCCCCAAAAGATTGTATCCCAGCACCGTAACCAGAATGGCCAGCCCCGGAAACACCGACAGCCACCAGGCCGTCCCGAGGGTCTGCTTGCCGGCTATAAGCATGTTGCCCCATGAAGGTGTCGGCGGCTGTACCCCGATGCCGAGAAACGACAGTGCGCTCTCGACGAGAATCGCCCCGGCCACGCCGAGCGTGGCGGACACCAGAATGGGCGACAGGGCGTTGGGCAGAATATGCCGGAAAATAATCCGTCCGTCGCGGGCGCCCAGAGCCTTTGCCGCCAGGACATAGTCCCGTTCGCGCAAGGAAAGAAACTCGGCCCTGACCAGCCTGGCGATCCCCATCCAGCTGGTAAGACCAATGACGATCATAATATTCCAGATGGAAGGCTCAAGAAAAGCCACCACCGCCAGGATCAGGAAAAAGCTGGGAAAGCACAACATGATATCGACAAAACGCATGATCACGCCATCGATCCAGCCACCGTAATAGCCGGACAGCGCACCAATCACAATACCGATGCAGGTCGATATGCCAACGGCCACAAAACCTACCAGCAGGGAAATGCGCGCACCATGGAGAATACGCGCCAGCACATCGCGCCCCAGATCATCGGTTCCCAGGGGGTATTCCGGGCAAGGCGCCAGCAATTGATGCCCCACATCGATGGCACCGGGATCCCGTCCGACGAAGGAAGCCAGCAGAGCCAGTACAAACATCAACACGACAATAGCAGCTCCCGCCAATGCCAGTCGGTTGCTTCTCAGCTGTCCCCAAAAAATCCCGGGGCCGCTTGCAACGTTCGTAAAAGTGTCCATGATCATTCCCGACCAAGACGTTGAATTTCTTCGGGGGACAATATTCCCTTGTTTTCCAAAAGTTCAATCAATTTATCAAGCTTATCACGATAAACATCTGTTTCCTGGCTACTTTCATTGCATGCTTGTTTTTTAAAACCAGCCCCGGCGGGATGATTTTGAACATAATTTCTCTGGATGGCGCCATAAATGGCGGATTCGGATGCGAGCACTGGCAAAATGCTGAAACCCGTCATAAACTCAAGAGCATCAATAACTGTCAGGTTGCAGGGATCGGCCATTGCCACGCGCAGCACCGGCCCGCTACTGGACTGGAGTCGCGCCAGTGGAAAAACCGTAAAGGCGAAAGCACGCTCCATGGGCACACAATCAAGCACCTCCGGAGGGGAAAAAAAACCGTCAAGGTTTATCCGTGGCAACTGCAGATTCTCCGCCAGGAAATCGAGCAGTTTATCCTCGGAGAGAAAACCCAGCTTCACCAGGGATGCACCCAAAAGACATCGCTGATTTTTCTGGTAGCACAGCGCCGCCTTCAACTCCTGCTCGCCAACCAGTCCGGCATCCAGCAATAACCGTCCCAGCTTCGCTCTCTTGTCACGCATCGAGCACCTCTCGATCTGGATCCGGGGGGGCATGGCCCTCATCCCATGTCAAGCTCTTAAGCGGCAAACCATTGAACCTTTCAACGTTTCCGGATGCGTGGATCGGCCAGGGCATAGGCAACATCGGCAATCAGATTGCCGAACAGGGTCAATACCGCACCAATCACCAGAAC
This portion of the Syntrophotalea acetylenica genome encodes:
- a CDS encoding ABC transporter permease → MDTFTNVASGPGIFWGQLRSNRLALAGAAIVVLMFVLALLASFVGRDPGAIDVGHQLLAPCPEYPLGTDDLGRDVLARILHGARISLLVGFVAVGISTCIGIVIGALSGYYGGWIDGVIMRFVDIMLCFPSFFLILAVVAFLEPSIWNIMIVIGLTSWMGIARLVRAEFLSLRERDYVLAAKALGARDGRIIFRHILPNALSPILVSATLGVAGAILVESALSFLGIGVQPPTPSWGNMLIAGKQTLGTAWWLSVFPGLAILVTVLGYNLLGEGIRDALDPRLKQ
- a CDS encoding sodium-dependent transporter — encoded protein: MDARSSTRKGWASRAGFVLAAAGSAVGLGNIWKFPYITGTYGGGAFVLVYLGCILLLGLPIMVAELIIGRCGQRDAIGSFLVLEGPDSRWKWVGAVSVVAAFLLLAFYSVVAGWSFDYVFKAASGEFSKGGTEQIGGLFLKLTASAFRGLFWQALFLAATAGIVIGGIRGGIERWSKILMPALFGLLILLFLHSMFSPGGMLALRFLFTPDFSLLTPRALLGALGHAFFTLSLGAGVMITYGSYLDAEADLFGLSFRIAALDTLVALLASLTIFSVVFSAGMPIDGGPGLVFKTLPILFLQLPFGKLLALLFFLLLAFAALTSAISMLEVVVAYAVDEWCWPRGRATGVVGLAAFFLGIPCGLSFNVLKGFALLPGHTVFESLDLLVSSYMLPLGG
- a CDS encoding YchJ family metal-binding protein; protein product: MIDRAGMADNSGKNAHMLQEAAQLVLNRCEAFRRNDFRFIFSTYHKDAPFLQAFATCEEYLQYARQHLQGAFRILSCRVIGMRSVAGDEAQVLFCLEVACSGVVQSTVELACIRRVGEKLHYHSGAKRNLSEFSGRVENITFEDFLDSDSLLFF
- the cysE gene encoding serine O-acetyltransferase yields the protein MIKTLKEDIRTVFDRDPAVRSVPEILFCYPGFHALFFYRLAHALWVRKVRFLARFVSHLGRMFTGIEIHPGARIGRRFFIDHGMGVVIGETAEIGDDCTLYHGVTLGGTSWAKEKRHPTLGNNIVVGAGAKVLGPFRVGDNSKIGANSVVVREVPDNSTVVGVPGRIVYANGEKIGAQIDLEHGQLPDPEGKALSCMFDQLRALERRVRELEGAGVDKSDPREQKVI
- a CDS encoding acyl-CoA thioesterase, which codes for MKDFRFTMPYRVRIADINYGGHVSNAAVLSFFQDARIGYLGTLGAFSEMDIGGCGLILPEAHVLYRAEMFLQDQLTIGVRVKELKNSSFIMDYRIERDGVLTAEGNTALVAFDYGKRRPCRLPSGFRDAVLSFEPLMGAPTDNDTGK
- the mutM gene encoding bifunctional DNA-formamidopyrimidine glycosylase/DNA-(apurinic or apyrimidinic site) lyase → MPELPEVETIRRGISPWLLNRTVTQVIVRQDRLRWPVPPDLESCLIGRPFTAVMRRAKYLLLKNAAGWLLIHLGMSGTLRILESTAGVTLHDHVDLLLDNRRCLRLNDPRRFGAVLWVDGSPEEHPLLAHLGPEPFSEAFDGALLYARSRGRALAVKNFIMDQRIVVGVGNIYASEALFRAGIHPARPAGRISRARYDALAVAVREVLSAAIEAGGTSLRDFTNEHGRPGYFSQQLLVYGKKGQACVQCGAVIRCEVIGQRSSYFCPHCQR